The [Flavobacterium] thermophilum genome has a segment encoding these proteins:
- the hsdS gene encoding Type I restriction enzyme EcoKI specificity protein, with translation MVKTQKRNIDPRDYSEEVFELYSVPSYDLGEPEYIKGKEIGSNKQVVKENEILLCKINPRINRVWIVLNNRGKYRQLASTEWIVISENKVIYPKYLLFLLKAPYFRKLITSNVSGVGGSLTRAKPKEVETYPIALPPLNEQKRIAEKIERLFAKIDEAKRLIEEVKESFQLRRAAILDKAFKGQLGTNNPNEQSMLKTSNAIKEKDLIPKEEQPYEVPENWVWVRLKSINKDKKRNIDPRDYSEEVFELYSVPSYDLGEPEYIKGKEIGSNKQVVKENEILLCKINPRINRVWIVLNNRGKYRQLASTEWIVISENKVIYPRYLLFLLKAPYFRKLITSNVSGVGGSLTRAKPKEVETYPIALPPLNEQKRIAEKVDILLSKLETEKEMVLEVEQKLDLLKQSILNKAFRGELGTNDPTEESAIELLREVLKSR, from the coding sequence ATGGTGAAGACCCAAAAAAGAAATATCGATCCTCGGGATTATAGTGAGGAAGTTTTTGAACTATATAGTGTACCAAGTTATGACCTAGGTGAACCAGAATATATTAAGGGAAAAGAAATAGGATCTAATAAGCAAGTTGTTAAAGAAAATGAAATTCTTTTGTGTAAAATTAATCCTAGAATTAATAGGGTATGGATAGTATTGAATAACAGAGGAAAGTATAGACAGTTAGCTTCTACTGAATGGATTGTAATTAGTGAGAATAAAGTAATTTATCCAAAATACTTGCTATTCCTTTTGAAAGCACCATACTTTAGAAAGCTAATTACTTCAAATGTATCAGGGGTAGGTGGCTCTTTAACAAGAGCAAAACCCAAAGAGGTTGAAACTTATCCAATAGCTTTACCACCGTTGAACGAACAAAAACGCATTGCTGAGAAAATCGAGCGGCTTTTTGCTAAGATTGATGAAGCCAAGCGGTTAATTGAAGAAGTAAAAGAGTCGTTTCAACTTCGACGGGCAGCGATTCTTGATAAAGCGTTTAAGGGACAATTAGGTACAAATAATCCTAATGAGCAGAGTATGCTTAAAACTTCTAATGCTATAAAAGAAAAAGACCTTATCCCAAAAGAAGAGCAACCCTATGAAGTGCCGGAGAATTGGGTGTGGGTTAGACTAAAATCAATAAATAAAGATAAAAAAAGAAATATCGATCCTCGGGATTATAGTGAGGAAGTTTTTGAACTATATAGTGTACCAAGTTATGACCTAGGTGAACCAGAATATATTAAGGGAAAAGAAATAGGATCTAATAAGCAAGTTGTTAAAGAAAATGAAATTCTTTTGTGTAAAATTAATCCTAGAATTAATAGGGTATGGATAGTATTGAATAACAGAGGAAAGTATAGACAGTTAGCTTCTACTGAATGGATTGTAATTAGTGAGAATAAAGTAATTTATCCAAGATACTTGCTATTCCTTTTGAAAGCACCATACTTTAGAAAGCTAATTACTTCAAATGTATCAGGGGTAGGTGGCTCTTTAACAAGAGCAAAACCCAAAGAGGTTGAAACTTATCCAATAGCTTTACCACCGTTGAACGAACAAAAACGCATTGCTGAGAAGGTAGATATTTTATTAAGTAAATTAGAAACTGAAAAAGAAATGGTTTTAGAAGTTGAACAAAAACTTGATTTATTAAAGCAATCTATTCTTAACAAAGCCTTCCGTGGTGAACTGGGAACAAATGATCCAACAGAAGAAAGTGCAATAGAGCTTTTGAGGGAAGTTTTAAAATCCAGATAA
- a CDS encoding Transposase and inactivated derivatives, translating into MSYHKAVRALFPSASIVIDKYHVVQKVTQALDQARKEFSPLKKARYLLLKGCEKLRKDQRLRLDDILEEYPVLSIAYYLKELFRDFYRTDGYNEAKERLEEWIQLAKQSPFASFQEAANTLERWKEPILSYFLCPYTNARIEGTNHKIKNIKRRAYGYRNLERFRLRVFLECTGNTTGSQVA; encoded by the coding sequence GTGAGTTATCATAAGGCGGTTCGTGCCCTGTTTCCATCTGCTTCGATTGTCATCGATAAGTACCATGTGGTTCAAAAAGTGACACAAGCCTTGGATCAAGCAAGAAAGGAATTTTCTCCATTGAAAAAGGCTCGATATCTTCTCTTAAAAGGATGTGAAAAGCTTCGTAAGGACCAACGGCTTCGATTAGACGATATCTTGGAGGAGTATCCGGTACTTTCCATTGCCTATTATCTGAAAGAGTTGTTTCGGGATTTTTACCGAACCGATGGATATAACGAAGCAAAGGAACGCTTGGAAGAATGGATTCAGTTAGCCAAACAGAGCCCTTTTGCTTCTTTTCAGGAAGCAGCCAACACGCTTGAAAGGTGGAAGGAGCCGATTCTTTCCTACTTTTTGTGCCCATATACCAATGCCCGAATCGAGGGGACGAATCACAAGATCAAAAACATCAAACGCCGGGCATATGGCTATCGAAATCTAGAACGGTTTCGTTTGCGTGTATTTCTGGAGTGTACAGGGAACACTACAGGTAGTCAGGTTGCTTAA
- a CDS encoding Transposase produces MNVQVKKVYRNDYLNIISALFKKLGLPQLIDHLVPVDPQCQTRVSDAVQAIIYNMFDGRQALVHLEHWAQEVDLEKLIRPGLHPSWLNDDALARHLDRLYEAGIHNVISTCLIHIYRKEGLSLRAFHADTTDKTVYGAYESASLEALQITHGYNRHHRWQKQIGFGLVGNEDGIPFYGDVHDGNLPDKTWNPEVLSRVHEQLKQAKMEDEWIYVADSAAMTKDTLAQTKAANAFLITRGPSSLRIVKRALAEADSPHIPWSEPFTLAERNGATYRVWETSSTYEGHPVRLIVVESSALDQRKGKTLEKERTKEAELLREEQAHWERHPFSCREDAEQALASLKASLRPRFHRVEAAVEEIVRPKKRRGRPKKGAEPEVETLYFLHLDVEFDQNAWEQARRKASRFVLVTTVPEEWKGQQMDAQEILKLYKGQISVEMNFAFLKDPFFTDEIYVKKPERVAVLGYLFLLALAIYRVFQRRVRQFITPEHPLKGPGGRKLTRPTGQAIFQLFQYVNVVLFKLPDGRIQRSLDRSLTPDQRRILQGLGMDESIYV; encoded by the coding sequence ATGAACGTTCAAGTCAAAAAGGTCTATCGTAATGATTATTTGAATATAATAAGTGCCCTATTCAAGAAACTGGGTCTGCCTCAATTGATTGACCATCTCGTGCCCGTCGATCCGCAGTGCCAAACGCGAGTCAGCGATGCCGTTCAGGCCATCATCTACAATATGTTTGACGGCCGGCAAGCCCTTGTTCACTTGGAACATTGGGCTCAGGAGGTCGATCTAGAGAAACTCATCCGTCCCGGTCTCCATCCTTCCTGGTTGAACGACGATGCCTTGGCTCGTCATCTCGATCGCCTGTATGAGGCTGGCATTCACAACGTCATCAGCACTTGCTTGATTCATATTTATCGCAAAGAAGGCCTTTCCCTCCGAGCCTTCCACGCCGATACGACGGACAAGACGGTTTACGGCGCGTATGAATCGGCCTCGTTAGAGGCCTTACAAATCACACATGGCTATAACCGCCATCATCGTTGGCAAAAACAGATCGGTTTCGGACTGGTCGGCAACGAGGACGGCATCCCGTTTTACGGCGATGTGCACGACGGCAACCTGCCTGACAAAACGTGGAATCCGGAGGTGCTGTCCCGTGTCCACGAACAGCTCAAACAAGCGAAGATGGAAGACGAATGGATTTACGTGGCCGATTCCGCCGCGATGACAAAAGACACTCTGGCGCAAACCAAAGCGGCCAACGCCTTTTTGATCACCCGAGGCCCTTCGTCGCTTCGGATCGTGAAACGGGCATTAGCGGAGGCCGATTCGCCTCACATCCCGTGGAGCGAACCCTTTACGCTGGCGGAGAGAAACGGCGCCACGTATCGGGTATGGGAAACATCCTCCACCTATGAAGGCCACCCCGTTCGGCTGATCGTCGTCGAATCGAGTGCGCTCGATCAGCGAAAAGGAAAGACGCTCGAAAAAGAACGAACCAAAGAAGCGGAGCTTCTTCGCGAGGAACAAGCCCATTGGGAGCGCCACCCTTTCTCGTGCCGGGAAGACGCTGAACAAGCCTTGGCGTCCCTCAAGGCGTCCCTTCGCCCCCGGTTTCATCGGGTTGAGGCCGCGGTCGAAGAGATCGTACGCCCGAAAAAACGGCGCGGACGGCCGAAAAAAGGGGCGGAACCCGAGGTGGAGACGCTGTATTTCTTGCACCTTGACGTCGAATTCGACCAAAACGCGTGGGAACAGGCAAGACGGAAAGCGTCCCGGTTTGTCCTCGTCACGACCGTTCCGGAGGAATGGAAGGGCCAACAAATGGATGCCCAAGAGATCTTGAAGCTGTATAAAGGGCAGATCTCGGTGGAAATGAACTTCGCTTTTTTGAAAGACCCTTTTTTCACGGATGAGATCTATGTCAAAAAGCCAGAACGAGTTGCGGTATTGGGCTATTTGTTTCTCTTGGCCTTGGCGATTTACCGCGTTTTTCAGCGCCGAGTGCGTCAGTTTATTACTCCAGAACACCCGTTGAAGGGTCCTGGAGGCCGCAAGCTGACCCGGCCGACGGGACAGGCGATTTTCCAGCTGTTTCAATATGTGAACGTCGTCCTGTTCAAGCTGCCGGATGGGCGCATCCAACGCTCACTGGATCGCTCCCTTACCCCTGATCAGCGAAGGATTCTGCAGGGATTGGGCATGGATGAGAGCATTTACGTGTAA
- a CDS encoding Transposase and inactivated derivatives codes for MLSIPLGLPEFKVIKQELLSYGYAIHVEKTETQERCPHCGFATSSVHDRRTRKVRDLAIFHQPVYLFVKVKRYRCWNCSQVFSASLESIQPNQHYTNRFCEYLYELCEGSTIQEVSRKHRIPYTTLERIYYSIASKKAKERQTAIEASSQEEMVLSLDEIAVKKGHQYETVLMDAKAGSVMGMHADRQCDSAIHLLSQNVLSKERVQTVILDMWEPYHKAVRALFPSASIVIDKYHVVQKVTQALDQARKEFSPLKKARYLLLKGCEKLRKDQRLRLDDILEEYPVLSIAYYLKELFRDFYRTDGYNEAKERLEEWIQLAKQSPFASFQEAANTLERWKEPILSYFLCPYTNARIEGTNHKIKNIKRRAYGYRNLEPHISHPNKVKTKDFLFSFSE; via the coding sequence GTGCTTTCTATACCACTAGGATTGCCAGAATTTAAAGTGATTAAACAAGAACTTCTTTCCTATGGTTATGCGATTCATGTAGAGAAAACAGAGACACAGGAACGTTGCCCTCATTGTGGGTTTGCCACTTCCTCTGTCCACGACAGACGGACAAGAAAAGTACGGGATTTGGCGATTTTCCATCAACCGGTGTACTTGTTCGTAAAGGTAAAGCGCTATCGGTGCTGGAATTGTTCCCAAGTGTTTTCCGCCTCTTTGGAATCGATTCAACCCAATCAACACTACACCAATCGATTTTGTGAGTACTTGTATGAACTTTGTGAAGGCTCCACCATTCAAGAGGTTAGCCGAAAGCACCGCATCCCATATACGACATTGGAACGCATCTATTACTCCATCGCATCGAAAAAAGCAAAAGAGCGTCAAACAGCGATAGAAGCATCTTCTCAAGAAGAGATGGTGCTTAGCTTAGATGAAATCGCTGTAAAAAAGGGACATCAGTATGAAACCGTATTGATGGATGCCAAAGCCGGATCGGTCATGGGAATGCATGCCGATCGCCAATGTGACTCCGCCATCCACTTGTTGAGCCAAAATGTCCTGTCGAAAGAAAGGGTCCAAACGGTGATTCTTGACATGTGGGAACCTTATCATAAGGCGGTTCGTGCCCTGTTTCCATCTGCTTCGATTGTCATCGATAAGTACCATGTGGTTCAAAAAGTGACACAAGCCTTGGATCAAGCAAGAAAGGAATTTTCTCCATTGAAAAAGGCTCGATATCTTCTCTTAAAAGGATGTGAAAAGCTTCGTAAGGACCAACGGCTTCGATTAGACGATATCTTGGAGGAGTATCCGGTACTTTCCATTGCCTATTATCTGAAAGAGTTGTTTCGGGATTTTTACCGAACCGATGGATATAACGAAGCAAAGGAACGCTTGGAAGAATGGATTCAGTTAGCCAAACAGAGCCCTTTTGCTTCTTTTCAGGAAGCAGCCAACACGCTTGAAAGGTGGAAGGAGCCGATTCTTTCCTACTTTTTGTGCCCATATACCAATGCCCGAATCGAGGGGACGAATCACAAGATCAAAAACATCAAACGCCGGGCATATGGCTATCGAAATCTAGAACCTCACATTTCGCACCCTAACAAGGTCAAAACAAAGGATTTTTTATTTAGTTTTTCAGAATAA
- the hsdM_1 gene encoding Type I restriction enzyme EcoKI M protein: MNNREIVQKLWNLCNVLRDDGITYHQYVTELTYLLFLKMMKETGQEYIIPEKYRWDSLVEKDGIELKEHYQQLLLDLGKEENELLKQIYTDATSNIREPKNLEKIIQSINNLDWYNAKQEGLGDLYEGLLEKNASEVKSGAGQYFTPRVLIDVIVELVNPQPGERCHDPAAGTFGFMIAADRHIREQTDDYFDLSQEEIEFQKYKAFSGVELVRDTHRLAVMNALLHDIHGEILLGDTLSSLGESLKNYDVILTNPPFGTKKGGERATRTDFTFTTSNKQLNFLQHIYRALKPNGKARAAVIVPDNVLFEDGVGADIRRDLMDKCNLHTILRLPTGIFYAQGVKTNVLFFTRGKTDVGNTKEVWVYDLRTNMPSFGKRNPLTKEHFEGFIKAYTAEDRRQVKDERWNVFTREEIAKKGDSLDIGLIADESLSVYENLPDPIDSAEEAVEKLELAISLLNEVIAELKAVEQPNTYQTTSKEVLKVAETSEVLEK, translated from the coding sequence ATGAACAACAGAGAAATCGTCCAAAAGCTATGGAATTTATGTAACGTGCTTCGTGATGATGGGATTACTTATCATCAGTATGTGACAGAGCTAACGTATTTGTTGTTTTTAAAAATGATGAAAGAAACCGGTCAAGAATATATCATTCCAGAAAAATATCGTTGGGATTCGTTAGTAGAAAAAGACGGGATTGAACTAAAAGAGCATTATCAACAGTTGTTACTTGATTTAGGAAAAGAGGAAAATGAATTATTAAAACAAATTTATACGGATGCGACATCGAATATTAGAGAACCAAAAAACTTAGAAAAAATTATTCAATCTATCAATAACTTAGACTGGTATAACGCGAAGCAAGAAGGTTTAGGCGATTTGTACGAAGGGCTGTTAGAAAAGAACGCGAGTGAAGTAAAATCGGGGGCGGGGCAATATTTTACGCCTCGCGTCCTTATTGATGTTATTGTAGAACTTGTGAATCCACAGCCGGGAGAACGTTGTCACGACCCGGCTGCTGGAACTTTCGGTTTTATGATTGCGGCGGACCGTCATATTCGTGAGCAAACGGATGATTATTTTGATTTGTCACAAGAAGAAATCGAGTTCCAAAAATATAAAGCTTTCTCAGGAGTGGAGCTTGTCAGAGATACGCATCGCTTAGCGGTCATGAATGCATTGCTTCATGATATTCATGGAGAAATCTTGTTAGGTGATACCCTCTCATCACTTGGTGAAAGTTTAAAAAATTATGATGTGATTTTAACAAATCCGCCTTTCGGAACAAAAAAAGGTGGCGAGAGGGCAACACGAACAGACTTTACCTTTACAACATCAAACAAACAGCTGAATTTCTTGCAACATATTTACAGAGCTTTAAAACCGAATGGAAAAGCACGAGCCGCTGTTATTGTACCTGACAACGTATTGTTTGAAGACGGAGTCGGCGCCGACATTCGCAGAGACTTAATGGATAAATGTAACTTGCATACGATTTTACGCTTGCCGACAGGGATTTTCTATGCCCAAGGGGTGAAAACGAACGTCTTATTCTTCACCCGAGGGAAAACAGATGTTGGCAATACGAAAGAAGTATGGGTGTACGATTTACGGACGAATATGCCTTCCTTCGGTAAGCGGAATCCGTTGACGAAAGAACATTTTGAAGGATTTATCAAGGCCTACACAGCAGAGGACCGCCGCCAAGTCAAAGACGAGCGTTGGAATGTCTTTACCCGTGAAGAAATTGCGAAAAAAGGAGATAGCTTAGATATTGGCTTAATTGCCGATGAATCCCTATCCGTCTACGAAAACTTGCCAGACCCAATTGACTCCGCAGAAGAAGCAGTGGAAAAATTAGAACTAGCCATCTCCTTATTAAACGAAGTCATCGCCGAATTAAAAGCAGTAGAACAACCCAACACCTACCAAACGACTTCAAAAGAAGTGCTAAAAGTCGCAGAAACATCTGAGGTGCTTGAAAAATGA
- the hsdR_1 gene encoding Type-1 restriction enzyme R protein yields MISSNFEFLKDKWEVLARVGETAERNVYQNPNVTISELRKFAETITKYILALEEIREERGTDQQERLRVLFYEQIIPKEIYDLFTVIRLKGNEAVHNPSYGEVNEAKALLHMAFRIAVWFMEVYGDWSFQAPEYIEPAPQTSISADELDHVVKSYEEKLAQLETELEKIRKEQLYISSEEKQKRREHSQRAVANFELTEAETRILIDQQLRDAGWEADSEKLRFSKGARPEKGRNMAIAEWPLKRGYADYALFIGLELVGIIEAKRASKDIPSDIEQAKEYAKLVVRHGDEVIHEPWGDYFVPFLFATNGRPYLKQLEQKSGIWFLDARKSTNHPRPLQGWYTPRGLKKLLEQDVERSEQFLRDEKFDYLKLRPYQVKAIQAVEKALEEKKRSILIAMATGTGKTRMAIGLIYRLLKAKRFHRILFLVDRKALAEQAESAFKESKMESFHTFTEIYSLQSLYDQKPDDETKVHIATVQGMLKRIFYNDRPEDIPPVDQYDCIIVDEAHRGYTLDKEMDEVELQFRDHQDYVSKYRKVLDYFDAVRIGLTATPALHTTEIFGPPVFTYSYREAVVDGYLVDHEPPYQFETVLKKEGITWAKGETVDVYDTVTGTISQEYLEDEVNIDVSQFNTKVITESFNRVIIRELTKYISPDDEGKTLIFAATDDHADLVVRFLKEEFEKLYGEVEDNAVMKITGSIKDPSGAIRRFKNEKYPTIVVTVDLLTTGVDVPAITNLVFLRRVRSRILYEQMLGRATRRCEEIQKDHFKIFDAVGIYESLKPYTSMKPVVTRPNISLTQLVEELEGLEKTEHLQYQKEQIIAKIQRKKRKWSDRQHQDFKVLSGGKTVDEFIDWVKALQPDELPVQLKEYKSMFRYMDENRYRENKQYISNHEDKLIAVKRGYGNAEKPDDYLQSFGEFIRNNMNKIPALMIVCQRPTELTREELKKLLLELDQKGFSEKKLQAAWREAKNEDIAADIIAFIRQQALGDPLISHEERIKNAMKKIYQMKAWPPVQKKWLERIEKQLLQEYVLHPDPEKAFEYEPFKSHGGFKQLNKIFDGQLPHIIREINYNLYNYSKKEQA; encoded by the coding sequence ATGATATCAAGCAATTTCGAATTCTTAAAAGATAAGTGGGAAGTTCTCGCCCGTGTTGGGGAAACGGCGGAACGAAATGTATATCAAAATCCAAACGTGACGATTAGTGAGCTGAGAAAATTTGCAGAAACGATTACAAAATATATTTTAGCTTTAGAAGAAATTCGGGAAGAACGGGGAACTGATCAGCAAGAACGTCTAAGGGTTCTTTTTTACGAGCAAATTATCCCGAAAGAAATATATGACTTATTTACGGTCATTCGGTTGAAAGGAAATGAAGCGGTACATAATCCGAGTTATGGAGAAGTAAATGAAGCAAAAGCTTTATTACATATGGCGTTCCGCATAGCCGTTTGGTTTATGGAAGTGTATGGCGATTGGTCATTCCAAGCTCCAGAGTATATCGAACCGGCACCACAAACATCTATATCAGCAGATGAGTTGGATCATGTCGTTAAGTCATACGAAGAAAAGCTTGCTCAATTGGAAACAGAGCTTGAAAAGATACGGAAAGAACAGCTATATATAAGCAGTGAAGAGAAGCAAAAACGACGTGAGCATTCACAACGCGCCGTCGCTAACTTTGAATTGACGGAGGCAGAAACCCGTATTCTTATTGACCAACAGTTACGAGATGCTGGATGGGAGGCTGACTCTGAAAAGTTACGGTTCTCCAAAGGAGCTCGTCCGGAAAAAGGGCGAAACATGGCCATCGCGGAATGGCCTTTAAAACGCGGTTACGCCGATTACGCACTATTTATTGGCCTTGAACTAGTGGGAATCATTGAGGCGAAACGCGCCAGCAAAGATATTCCATCCGACATTGAACAAGCAAAAGAATATGCAAAATTAGTTGTTCGTCATGGTGATGAAGTGATCCATGAACCGTGGGGAGACTATTTTGTTCCGTTTCTCTTTGCGACGAATGGGCGGCCATATTTAAAACAGCTCGAACAAAAATCAGGCATTTGGTTTTTAGATGCCCGAAAATCGACGAACCATCCGCGCCCGCTGCAAGGCTGGTACACTCCTCGCGGGTTAAAAAAATTGTTAGAGCAGGATGTCGAACGTTCGGAACAATTTTTGCGTGATGAAAAATTTGATTATCTGAAATTAAGACCTTACCAAGTGAAAGCCATTCAAGCCGTTGAAAAAGCACTGGAAGAGAAAAAACGTAGCATTTTAATCGCAATGGCAACCGGAACAGGGAAAACGAGAATGGCGATTGGTCTCATTTACCGATTACTCAAAGCAAAGCGTTTTCATCGAATTTTATTCCTTGTCGACCGAAAAGCGCTAGCGGAACAAGCAGAAAGTGCTTTTAAAGAAAGCAAGATGGAAAGTTTCCATACGTTCACTGAAATTTATAGCTTACAATCGTTATATGATCAAAAACCAGATGACGAAACGAAAGTGCATATCGCTACCGTACAAGGGATGCTAAAACGAATTTTTTATAACGACCGCCCGGAAGACATCCCACCGGTGGACCAATATGACTGCATCATTGTTGACGAAGCCCATCGCGGCTATACGTTAGATAAAGAAATGGATGAGGTGGAACTGCAATTTAGAGATCATCAAGACTATGTCAGCAAATACCGCAAAGTGCTCGATTATTTTGATGCCGTCCGCATCGGGTTGACGGCGACGCCAGCACTTCATACGACAGAGATCTTTGGTCCGCCTGTCTTCACGTATTCTTACCGGGAAGCGGTAGTGGATGGCTATTTAGTCGACCATGAACCCCCGTATCAATTTGAAACGGTTTTGAAAAAAGAAGGAATTACGTGGGCAAAAGGGGAAACGGTCGATGTGTATGATACGGTGACAGGAACGATTTCTCAAGAGTATTTAGAAGACGAAGTCAATATTGACGTGTCGCAGTTTAACACAAAAGTCATTACGGAAAGCTTTAATCGTGTCATCATTCGCGAATTGACGAAATATATTTCTCCGGATGATGAAGGAAAAACGTTAATTTTTGCCGCCACGGATGATCACGCTGACTTAGTCGTTCGTTTTTTAAAAGAAGAGTTCGAAAAACTATACGGTGAAGTCGAAGACAACGCGGTGATGAAAATTACCGGTTCGATTAAAGATCCTTCCGGTGCGATCCGCCGTTTTAAAAACGAAAAATATCCAACAATTGTCGTTACGGTTGATTTGCTGACGACGGGTGTGGACGTGCCGGCGATTACGAATCTCGTCTTCTTGCGGCGTGTCCGCTCGCGCATTCTGTATGAACAAATGTTAGGACGCGCAACAAGAAGATGCGAGGAAATCCAAAAAGACCATTTTAAAATTTTTGATGCGGTCGGGATTTATGAATCTTTAAAACCATATACAAGCATGAAGCCGGTCGTAACGCGTCCGAATATTTCGCTGACTCAATTAGTCGAAGAATTAGAGGGACTAGAAAAAACGGAACATCTTCAATATCAAAAAGAACAAATTATTGCCAAAATCCAGCGGAAAAAGCGGAAATGGTCCGATCGGCAGCATCAAGACTTTAAAGTGCTGTCCGGCGGCAAAACGGTCGATGAGTTTATCGATTGGGTAAAAGCCTTGCAGCCGGATGAATTACCTGTACAATTAAAAGAGTACAAGTCGATGTTCCGCTATATGGATGAAAACCGCTACCGGGAAAATAAGCAATATATTTCCAACCATGAAGATAAGCTGATTGCGGTAAAACGCGGATACGGAAACGCGGAAAAGCCAGACGACTACTTGCAATCGTTCGGCGAATTTATTCGCAATAATATGAACAAAATCCCAGCTTTAATGATTGTTTGCCAGCGACCAACTGAGTTAACAAGAGAAGAACTGAAAAAGCTGTTGCTCGAATTGGACCAAAAAGGCTTTTCCGAGAAAAAACTGCAAGCGGCATGGCGGGAGGCAAAAAATGAAGACATCGCGGCGGATATCATTGCCTTCATTCGCCAACAAGCATTAGGCGATCCGCTTATTAGCCATGAAGAACGAATTAAAAACGCCATGAAAAAGATTTACCAAATGAAAGCATGGCCGCCGGTGCAAAAGAAATGGCTCGAACGCATTGAAAAGCAATTACTGCAAGAATATGTTCTTCATCCGGATCCGGAAAAAGCGTTTGAATATGAGCCATTTAAAAGCCACGGAGGCTTTAAACAATTAAATAAAATTTTCGACGGACAATTACCTCACATTATTCGTGAAATTAATTACAACTTATACAACTATTCTAAGAAGGAGCAAGCGTAG
- a CDS encoding Transposase and inactivated derivatives, translating to MYAQFIKELIDLPDVLIQKVRKEEERWIFELSLPEQCPLCPVCLKRTIKMTGKKKQWMHGYAQRIGIFWVELPVERRRCCTCGMTFSTSYPGISPRSAATDAFQQWVAQSCIGTSIQAVARMLKLPYTTVERWFYTHAPSFLSNDIQPKAVCVDEFAFRKGHDYGVAVMDAETGEVYAVEAGKNEEAIGRVLAPVSGSVQYVVSDLAPAMKKAIQGVCPEAKHVVDYFHVIQLFTEALDRCRQSFGKGNKKHGHVRYVCRLLTQCPEKLTEEERQTVREWQKESDSLQAVYQSLQHFRYVSKSQSERQAKRRLNAWVHRYLFCPCSAVRAIAKSLVKRTDEIISCILSPYSNGKMEGTNNKIKLMKRRGYGYRNIQRFALRVRLETANILS from the coding sequence ATGTACGCTCAGTTTATCAAAGAACTCATCGATTTACCAGATGTTTTGATTCAAAAGGTGCGAAAAGAAGAAGAACGTTGGATTTTCGAACTTTCTCTTCCCGAACAATGCCCGTTATGTCCTGTTTGCTTGAAACGCACGATCAAAATGACAGGAAAAAAGAAGCAATGGATGCATGGGTATGCTCAACGGATCGGCATCTTTTGGGTGGAACTCCCTGTGGAGCGTAGACGTTGTTGTACATGTGGCATGACATTCAGCACGTCTTATCCCGGAATTTCCCCTCGAAGTGCAGCGACGGATGCGTTTCAGCAATGGGTGGCGCAATCTTGCATCGGAACATCCATTCAGGCGGTGGCTCGTATGCTCAAGCTTCCGTACACGACCGTCGAACGCTGGTTTTATACCCATGCCCCTTCCTTCCTATCGAATGACATCCAACCAAAGGCAGTTTGTGTCGATGAGTTTGCGTTTCGAAAAGGACATGATTACGGAGTGGCAGTCATGGATGCCGAAACGGGAGAAGTGTATGCCGTTGAAGCAGGAAAGAACGAGGAAGCCATTGGACGTGTGTTGGCTCCTGTGTCTGGTTCTGTTCAGTATGTCGTGAGTGATTTGGCTCCAGCGATGAAAAAAGCCATTCAAGGGGTGTGTCCGGAAGCGAAGCATGTGGTCGATTATTTTCATGTGATTCAATTGTTTACGGAAGCGTTGGATCGATGCCGCCAATCCTTCGGAAAAGGGAACAAGAAACATGGGCATGTTCGGTATGTTTGCCGCTTATTGACCCAGTGTCCCGAGAAACTCACCGAGGAGGAGCGCCAAACGGTGCGGGAGTGGCAGAAAGAGAGCGATTCCTTGCAGGCTGTCTATCAATCCCTTCAACATTTTCGTTATGTATCCAAAAGCCAAAGCGAGCGACAAGCGAAACGTCGTTTGAACGCCTGGGTTCATCGGTATTTGTTTTGTCCTTGTTCTGCTGTTCGCGCCATCGCAAAATCACTCGTCAAACGAACAGACGAAATCATATCGTGCATTTTATCCCCTTATTCAAATGGGAAAATGGAGGGAACAAATAACAAGATCAAGCTGATGAAACGTCGGGGATACGGATACAGAAATATCCAGCGTTTTGCATTGCGGGTTCGGCTAGAAACAGCTAACATACTTTCATGA